A DNA window from Brassica napus cultivar Da-Ae chromosome C1, Da-Ae, whole genome shotgun sequence contains the following coding sequences:
- the LOC125580232 gene encoding U1 small nuclear ribonucleoprotein A-like, which translates to MFCDTFKALRPSGIGQSSTYQKMPVFAVSIERDRRKKEEKKEEKKETEERGIHPYHQQWPPTGAPPPPSAVSSAPPPHPPPPPGLADRPPYDELRTIFIAGLPDDVKERELLNLLRWLPGYEASQVNFKGEKPMGFALFSTAQFALAARDALQHLVFDAESKSVLHAEMAKKNLFVKRGIVGDSNAYDQSKRLRTGGGDCTHSVYSPSPFHPPPPQVWGPPHGYLSPAAPPYDPYGGYHAPPVPMPPSAPIAAPSSYVPVQNVKDNPPCNTLFIGNLGENINEEELRSLLSAQPGFKQMKILRQERHTVCFIEFEDVNSATNVHHNLQGAVIPSSGSVGMRIQFSKNPYGKRKEGGGHSFFPSPSANIYGITTTKEKERHEFHL; encoded by the exons ATGTTCTGTGACACCTTCAAAGCACTGAGACCTTCTGGTATTGGACAATCATCCACATACCAAAAAATGCCTGTGTTTGCTGTTTCCATAGAGAGAGAtcgaagaaagaaagaagagaagaaagaagagaagaaagaaacagaagaaagag GAATCCACCCTTACCACCAGCAGTGGCCGCCTACAGGAGCTCCGCCTCCTCCGTCCGCAGTATCATCAGCTCCTCCACCACATCCCCCTCCTCCCCCTGGTTTAGCTGATCGTCCTCCTTATGACGAG CTCCGGACAATCTTCATCGCGGGTCTTCCGGATGAtgtgaaagagagagagcttcTGAACCTCTTAAGATGGTTGCCAGGTTACGAGGCTTCCCAGGTGAACTTCAAGGGAGAGAAGCCCATGGGTTTTGCTCTCTTCTCCACTGCACAGTTTGCATTGGCTGCCAGAGATGCCCTTCAG CATCTGGTCTTTGATGCGGAGTCCAAGTCTGTGTTACATGCAGAGATGGCCAAGAAGAACCTCTTTGTTAAAAGAG GAATCGTTGGGGATTCAAATGCATATGATCAAAGTAAGCGTCTAAGAACTGGTGGTGGTGACTGCACACACTCTGTTTATAGTCCGTCCCCCTTCCACCCTCCACCACCTCAAGTTTGGGGTCCACCTCATGG GTATTTGTCACCCGCAGCTCCACCATATGATCCCTATGGAGGTTACCATGCTCCCCCTGTACCAATGCCTCCGTCTGCACCTATAGCAGCTCCTAGTTCTTATGTTCCTGTCCAG AATGTTAAGGATAACCCTCCTTGCAATACCCTTTTTATTGGGAATCTCGGAGAGAATATAAACGAAGAAGAATTGAGGAGCCTGTTGAGCGC GCAGCCTGGTTTCAAGCAAATGAAAATTCTGAGACAAGAAAGGCATACTGTTTGCTTTATTGAATTCGAG GATGTGAATAGTGCCACAAACGTTCACCATAATTTGCAAGGCGCTGTCATTCCAAGCTCTGGTTCAGTTGGCATGAGGATCCA ATTTTCCAAGAATCCATATGGAAAAAGGAAGGAAGGTGGCGGCCATTCTTTCTTTCCTTCACCGAGCGCTAATATCTATGGTATTACAACTACCAAAGAAAAGGAGCGGCATGAATTTCATCTCTAA
- the LOC106391332 gene encoding uncharacterized protein LOC106391332, which yields MSSSSSSSGSVSELIKLLYSAHLSSRESERALIIQAGKAFSGKGSSDELFSEEHLLKIPRVRDLICFPTGQSKSEEVITAQSTAKDYLQDSTKKLPKTETTYSSIKASINRILSPDFEYIDFTHPFDYKRRRTIGIWDFENCPVPESFTTLAHHKTVIPNIKKGLEILGFVGALQIVGVGDRYFLRGATHLASLSSVQIIDEKKRGNEEDTSDKRLIVEMRTRMERHLEKYNEPGNILLMTGDIDFLAVIREAKRLGFYVLLAYNEKKNVRSELKSASDKPVQWFKLVEGRVKG from the exons atgtcttcttcttcttcatcttctggaTCTGTTTCAGAGCTGATAAAGTTGCTCTATTCTGCTCACCTATCTtcaagagagagtgagagagctTTGATAATACAAGCTGGTAAAGCTTTTTCAGGTAAAGGTTCTTCAGATGAACTTTTTTCAGAAGAACATTTACTAAAAATACCCCGTGTCAGAGACTTGATATGTTTTCCTACCGGCCAAAGTAAGTCTGAGGAGGTGATAACAGCTCAATCTACGGCAAAGGACTACCTTCAGGATTCAACCAAAAAACTTCCAAAGACAGAAACAACAT atTCAAGTATCAAAGCCAGTATTAATCGGATCTTGTCTCCAGATTTTGAATACATTGACTTCACA caTCCCTTTGattacaaaagaagaagaacaatagGGATTTGGGACTTTGAAAACTGTCCCGTACCTGAATCATTCACAACATTAGCGCACCATAAAACAGTCATACCAAACATCAAAAAAGGTCTTGAAATTTTGGGATTTGTGGGCGCTTTGCAAATTGTTGGAGTTGGTGATAGATATTTTTTAAGGGGAGCTACACACTTGGCCTCCTTATCATCAGTGCAAATTATTGACGAGAAGAAAAGAG GTAATGAGGAAGACACATCTGACAAAAGACTGATTGTGGAGATGAGAACAAGAATGGAACGACACCTCGAGAAGTACAACGAGCCAGGAAACATTTTGCTGATGACTGGAGATATCGATTTCCTGGCTGTCATCCGCGAAGCAAAGAGACTGGGATTCTACGTGTTGTTAGCCTACAACGAGAAGAAAAATGTTCGCTCAGAACTCAAATCAGCATCGGATAAACCTGTTCAATGGTTCAAACTCGTGGAGGGTAGAGTAAAGGGGTAG
- the LOC125580001 gene encoding uncharacterized protein LOC125580001: MSDEKKAKAMIFLRHHIHDGLKDEYITKEDPCDLWKSLKERFDHQKYVILPKAKHEWIHLRFQAYKSVSEFNSAMFGITSRIMLCGEKMSDYDMIEKTLSTFHPDNVILQQQYRVNRYTRYSELMQILLVAEQNNQLVTLNHQARPTGSALFPEANVASSSYDNRRGRGRGRGGNRYHGRGRGRGRRFCPYDERNNKDFHENKRNENGQDDKRQT, translated from the coding sequence ATGTCGGATGAGAAAAAGGCAAAAGCCATGATATTTTTACGACACCACATCCATGACGGTTTAAAGGATGAATATATTACGAAagaggatccttgtgacctcTGGAAATCTTTAAAAGAGAGGTTTGATCACCAAAAATATGTGATCTTACCGAAAGCTAAACACGAGTGGATCCATCTCCGGTTCCAGGCTTACAAAAGTGTTAGTGAGTTTAATTCCGCGATGTTCGGAATTACTTCGAGGATAATGTTATGTGGAGAGAAAATGAGTGATTATGATATGATCGAGAAAACTCTCTCCACGTTCCATCCTGATAATGTAATCCTGCAACAACAGTACCGAGTGAATAGATATACCCGTTACTCGGAGTTGATGCAAATCCTCCTTGTAGCGGAGCAGAATAATCAACTCGTGACTTTAAACCATCAAGCTCGTCCCACTGGATCTGCTCTATTCCCGGAAGCGAATGTTGCATCATCCAGTTATGATAATAGAAGAGGACGAGGTCGTGGACGTGGTGGAAACCGTTATcatggtcgtggaagaggacgaggaagaagattctGTCCCTATgatgaaagaaataataaagactTCCACgaaaataaaaggaatgaaaatGGCCAGGATGATAAAAGGCAAACATGA